The Camelina sativa cultivar DH55 chromosome 18, Cs, whole genome shotgun sequence DNA window AAGTGTATACTGCACTTTTATCTGCGTATAGTAGGAGTGGACGATTTGATGCTGCGTTTACTCTTCTGGAACGTATGAAAAGTAGTCATAACTGTCAGCCGGATGTGCACACGTATTCCATCCTCATTAAGTCGTTTCTTCAGGTTTTTGCGTTTGATAAGGTTCAGGATTTGATTTCTGATATGAGAAGACAGGGTATTAGACCCAATACAATCACATATAATACCCTCATCGATGCATATGGGAAAGCAAAAATGTACGTAGCACCCTTTCCTTTCGAATTTTCATTAGTTTATATCAATTTGTACTCACTCCATCTCATCTGATGTTTCATGGTTGCAAACATTTTGACTTATGCGAAAAAAGGAGTGTTTAAACATGTTGGGATGGAGTGAATACTTGAATTTAACCATTATATGGTTTCAGTTATCATGTTTTAGTTCAAAGCATCCATGAACtgagatattttcttttgtttttggaaggTTTGTGGAGATGGAATCAACACTTATCCAAATGCTTGGGGAGGAAGATTGCAAGCCTGATTCTTGGACCATGAACTCAACTCTTAGAGCCTTTGGGGGAAATGGACAAATAGAAATGATGGAGAACTGTTATGAGAAGTTTCAGAGATCTGGGATTGAACCCAACATCAGAACCTTCAATATACTCCTTGATTCGTATGGAAAATCAGGAAATTATAAGAAGATGAGTGCTGTGATGGAATACATGCAGAAGTATCAGTATTCATGGACCATAGTCACCTACAATGTGGTCATTGATGCGTTTGGGAGGGCAGGAGACTTAAAACAAATGGAGTACTTATTTAGACTAATGCAATCGGAGAGAATTAAACCAAGCTGTGTTACACTATGTTCTCTTGTTCGTGCCTATGGACGAGCTGGTAAAGCTGATAAAATTGGGGGAGTCTTGCGTTTCATTGAGAACTCAGACATAAGGTTAGACCTCGTGTTCTTTAACTGTCTGGTAGATGCCTATGGGAGGCTGGAAAAGTTAGCAGAGATGAAAGGAGTTCTCGAACTCATGGAGAAGAAGGGATTTAAACCTGATAAAGTTACATACAGGACAATGGTTAAGGCGTATAGAATTAGTGGCATGACTACCCATGTAAAAGAGCTTCATGGTGTTGTTGACTCTGTTGGTGAAGCCCAAGTTGTGTTGAAGAAGCCGGATTTTTAGCGAGGAATAGAGCTCAATTTTCtggtatatatatgtctagTATCCATATCCTTGTTCTAGTGATAGAGGGTAGTTAGTATGAGAGTAAATCCATTTTGAGTTGGCTTACAAAACTTtgtaacacaaacaacaaacaaaaatttgtaacaagtatgttttttttactcttgTTTGTGGTGCGTTATCAGTATGTATGTGCTGAAGCAGCTAGATACGAGAGTTGAAGACTGTACGCTTCTTTCAGTTTTGTCAAAACTTCTGCAATAGACGGTCTGCCAGATGCATCTCTCTCCACACATCTTATAGCAATCGAAGCAGCTTTTCTCATGCTCGCTGGATCAAATGTATCCTTCAAGATATCATCCACAATCTCAAATGCTCCTGCTTGTAAGTTTGGCCTAGCCTGCATTTTTCAGTGTTTTGATCTTATAACTACACTGCGTTCTTAAAAACTGGGAgatgagaaaacaaagacaatCATGTTTCTCTCACCCATAAGACCAAGTTAAAAGAATCTGGTGATCCTGAGTGACTTAAGGGTTCTCTTCCACAGATGAGCTCCAACAGGACCACACCAAAGCTGTATACATCACTTTTCTCTGTCAGCTGCAGGGTGGAGTAATATCTGGAATGAC harbors:
- the LOC104760855 gene encoding pentatricopeptide repeat-containing protein At5g48730, chloroplastic-like, with protein sequence MVSLSTSTPHAPPLPTAFNCRPTERMIIVRCISISPREPNHTISSDNSNNSSSSSLRDTRQSKWLMNTEDANERDSKQSKEDTNTKMASRKAISIILRREATKAVMEKKKGSKKLLPRTVLESLHERITALRWESALQVFELLREQLWYKPNVGIYVKLIVMLGKCKQPEKAHELFQAMINEGCVVNHEVYTALLSAYSRSGRFDAAFTLLERMKSSHNCQPDVHTYSILIKSFLQVFAFDKVQDLISDMRRQGIRPNTITYNTLIDAYGKAKMFVEMESTLIQMLGEEDCKPDSWTMNSTLRAFGGNGQIEMMENCYEKFQRSGIEPNIRTFNILLDSYGKSGNYKKMSAVMEYMQKYQYSWTIVTYNVVIDAFGRAGDLKQMEYLFRLMQSERIKPSCVTLCSLVRAYGRAGKADKIGGVLRFIENSDIRLDLVFFNCLVDAYGRLEKLAEMKGVLELMEKKGFKPDKVTYRTMVKAYRISGMTTHVKELHGVVDSVGEAQVVLKKPDF